A single region of the Pseudomonas sp. B21-023 genome encodes:
- a CDS encoding OmpA family protein — translation MRQRYLALFTLVASLPAGAMTFQTRVENVAWKVEGDQFECRLIQPIDGFGSGEFVRRAGEQPTFQLRSDSNVLGAGSATLLAAAAPWQPGRGDINLGAVHMARTGVLFTSSQGQASRLINGLLDGRSTVVRNYRGEGGRPMQVQVMPVSFAKAYSDYQLCAAKLLPMNYDQIRQTQVGFPGGGIELDSSARARLDVLLDYLKADPTVNRIELNGHSDNSGNRLTNRDTSRRRALAVADYLKAHGVPEEQITVRFHGERYPLAKNNSAANRARNRRVNIQLERVTPVEKPLEKPAPPVAPAAPAPAATAPAPATPAAAATQPAPAKS, via the coding sequence GTGCGCCAGCGTTACCTAGCCCTGTTCACCCTTGTCGCCAGCCTGCCGGCCGGGGCCATGACCTTCCAGACCCGCGTGGAGAACGTCGCCTGGAAAGTCGAGGGTGATCAGTTCGAATGTCGCTTGATCCAGCCGATCGACGGTTTCGGCAGCGGCGAGTTCGTGCGCCGTGCCGGCGAACAACCGACGTTCCAGCTGCGTTCGGACAGCAACGTCCTCGGCGCCGGTTCCGCCACCTTGCTGGCCGCCGCAGCCCCCTGGCAGCCAGGGCGGGGCGATATCAACCTTGGTGCGGTGCACATGGCCCGCACTGGCGTGCTGTTCACCTCCAGCCAGGGGCAGGCCAGCCGCCTGATCAATGGCCTGCTCGATGGCCGTAGCACGGTGGTGCGCAACTACCGGGGCGAGGGTGGCCGGCCGATGCAAGTGCAGGTGATGCCAGTCAGCTTCGCCAAGGCCTACAGCGACTACCAACTGTGTGCTGCCAAGCTGCTGCCGATGAACTATGACCAGATCCGTCAGACCCAGGTCGGCTTCCCCGGTGGCGGTATCGAGCTGGACAGCTCGGCGCGCGCTCGCCTGGATGTGCTGCTCGATTATCTGAAGGCCGATCCGACGGTCAACCGCATCGAGCTCAACGGCCATTCCGACAACAGCGGCAACCGTCTGACCAACCGTGACACCTCGCGTCGACGGGCACTGGCGGTTGCCGACTACCTCAAGGCCCATGGCGTGCCGGAAGAGCAGATCACCGTGCGGTTCCACGGCGAGCGCTATCCACTGGCGAAGAACAACTCTGCCGCCAACCGGGCGCGAAACCGCCGGGTGAACATCCAGCTCGAGCGTGTGACACCGGTCGAGAAACCGCTGGAGAAGCCGGCGCCACCGGTTGCGCCGGCGGCTCCGGCACCCGCGGCTACCGCACCTGCGCCTGCGACGCCTGCGGCCGCTGCCACCCAGCCCGCGCCTGCGAAATCCTGA
- a CDS encoding argininosuccinate synthase, with amino-acid sequence MADVKKVVLAYSGGLDTSVILKWLQDTYNCEVVTFTADLGQGEEVEPARAKAQAMGVKEIYIDDLREEFVRDFVFPMFRANTVYEGEYLLGTSIARPLIAKRLIEIANETGADAISHGATGKGNDQVRFELGAYALKPGVKVIAPWREWDLLSREKLMDYAEKHGIPIERHGKKKSPYSMDANLLHISYEGGVLEDTWTEHEEDMWKWSVSPESAPDQATYIELTYRNGDIVAIDGVEKTPATVLAELNRIGGANGIGRLDIVENRYVGMKSRGCYETPGGTIMLKAHRAIESITLDREVAHLKDELMPKYASLIYTGYWWSPERLMLQQMIDASQLNVNGVVRLKLYKGNVTVVGRKSDDSLFDANIATFEEDGGAYNQADAAGFIKLNALRMRIAANKGRSLL; translated from the coding sequence ATGGCGGACGTAAAAAAGGTCGTATTGGCGTATTCCGGCGGCCTTGATACTTCGGTGATTCTCAAGTGGCTGCAGGACACCTACAACTGTGAAGTGGTGACCTTCACCGCTGACCTCGGCCAGGGCGAGGAGGTCGAGCCGGCCCGCGCCAAGGCCCAGGCGATGGGCGTGAAAGAAATCTACATCGACGACCTGCGCGAAGAGTTCGTGCGTGATTTCGTCTTCCCGATGTTCCGCGCCAACACCGTCTACGAAGGCGAGTACCTGCTGGGTACTTCCATCGCCCGCCCGCTGATCGCCAAGCGCCTGATCGAAATCGCCAACGAAACCGGCGCCGACGCCATTTCCCACGGTGCCACCGGCAAGGGTAACGACCAGGTGCGTTTCGAGCTCGGTGCCTATGCGCTCAAGCCGGGCGTCAAGGTCATCGCGCCATGGCGTGAGTGGGACCTGCTGTCCCGCGAGAAGCTGATGGACTATGCCGAGAAGCACGGTATCCCGATCGAGCGCCACGGCAAGAAGAAGTCGCCGTACTCGATGGACGCCAACCTGTTGCACATTTCCTACGAAGGCGGTGTCCTGGAAGATACCTGGACCGAGCACGAGGAAGACATGTGGAAATGGAGCGTCTCTCCGGAAAGCGCCCCGGACCAGGCCACCTACATCGAGCTGACCTACCGCAACGGTGACATCGTCGCCATCGACGGTGTCGAGAAGACCCCGGCCACCGTGCTGGCCGAGCTCAACCGCATTGGTGGTGCCAACGGCATCGGCCGCCTGGACATCGTCGAGAACCGCTATGTCGGCATGAAGTCGCGCGGTTGCTACGAGACCCCAGGCGGCACCATCATGCTCAAGGCTCACCGCGCCATCGAGTCGATCACCCTGGACCGCGAAGTCGCTCACCTGAAGGATGAGCTGATGCCCAAGTACGCCAGCCTGATCTACACCGGCTACTGGTGGAGCCCGGAGCGTCTGATGCTGCAGCAGATGATCGACGCCTCGCAGCTCAACGTGAATGGCGTTGTTCGCCTGAAGCTGTACAAGGGCAATGTCACCGTCGTGGGGCGCAAGTCGGACGATTCTCTGTTCGATGCCAACATTGCGACCTTCGAGGAAGACGGCGGGGCTTACAACCAAGCCGATGCCGCGGGCTTCATCAAGCTCAATGCATTGCGTATGCGTATCGCGGCCAACAAAGGCCGTTCGCTGCTGTAA
- a CDS encoding response regulator transcription factor, with the protein MNKVLIVDDHPVIRLAVRMLMERHGYEVVAESDNGVDALQLTREYLPDIVILDIGIPKLDGLEVIARMTLASPASKVLVLTSQAPGHFSMRCMQAGAAGYVCKQQELTELLSAIKAVMSGYSYFPNQALHKGRSGTGGATEMEMVERLSGREMMVLQQLARGKSNKEIADSMFLSNKTVSTYKTRLLLKLNARSLVDLIELAQRHGLA; encoded by the coding sequence ATGAATAAAGTGCTGATCGTGGATGATCACCCGGTCATTCGCCTGGCCGTACGCATGCTGATGGAACGGCATGGCTACGAAGTGGTGGCGGAGAGTGACAATGGTGTGGATGCCCTGCAACTGACGCGGGAGTATCTGCCGGATATTGTCATTCTGGATATCGGGATCCCCAAACTGGATGGGCTGGAAGTGATTGCGCGGATGACGCTGGCGAGCCCGGCGAGCAAGGTGTTGGTACTGACTTCCCAGGCCCCGGGGCACTTCTCGATGCGCTGCATGCAAGCGGGAGCGGCAGGTTATGTCTGCAAGCAACAGGAGTTGACCGAGCTGCTCAGTGCCATCAAGGCCGTGATGTCCGGCTACAGCTATTTCCCCAACCAGGCATTGCACAAGGGGCGCTCGGGCACGGGAGGCGCCACGGAAATGGAGATGGTCGAGCGGCTTTCCGGCCGGGAGATGATGGTGCTCCAGCAACTGGCCCGGGGCAAGAGCAACAAGGAGATCGCCGACAGCATGTTCCTCAGCAACAAGACAGTCAGTACCTACAAGACTCGCCTGCTGCTCAAGTTGAATGCCCGCTCGTTGGTGGACCTGATCGAACTCGCCCAGCGCCATGGGCTGGCCTGA
- a CDS encoding PA3496 family putative envelope integrity protein, producing the protein MSTDKEDLANDDDFQSTDDDVEPQAEPAKTNLSKRRTIDNMLEERRLQKQLADFDYDL; encoded by the coding sequence ATGAGCACCGATAAAGAAGACTTGGCAAACGATGACGACTTCCAAAGTACGGACGACGACGTGGAGCCGCAGGCCGAACCGGCCAAGACCAACCTCAGCAAGCGCCGCACCATCGACAACATGCTCGAGGAGCGACGCCTGCAGAAACAGCTGGCCGACTTCGACTACGATCTGTAA
- the nth gene encoding endonuclease III: MNAAKRLEIFRRLHEDNPEPKTELAYSTPFELLIAVILSAQATDVGVNKATARLFPVANTPQAIHALGVEGLSEYIKTIGLYNSKARNVIETCRLLVELHAGEVPQSREALEALPGVGRKTANVVLNTAFRQLAMAVDTHIFRVSNRTGIAPGKTVLDVEKKLLKFVPKDFLLDAHHWLILHGRYVCQARKPRCGSCRIEDLCEYKFKTSDD; the protein is encoded by the coding sequence ATGAATGCCGCCAAACGCCTGGAGATCTTTCGCAGGCTGCATGAAGACAATCCCGAACCCAAGACCGAACTGGCCTACTCCACCCCCTTCGAACTACTGATCGCCGTGATCCTTTCGGCCCAGGCGACGGACGTCGGCGTCAACAAGGCTACCGCGCGCCTGTTCCCGGTCGCCAACACGCCGCAGGCCATCCACGCCCTGGGTGTCGAAGGCCTGAGCGAGTACATCAAGACCATCGGGCTGTACAACAGCAAGGCCAGGAATGTCATCGAGACCTGTCGCCTGCTGGTCGAACTGCACGCAGGTGAAGTCCCGCAGAGCCGCGAAGCGCTGGAAGCCCTGCCCGGCGTTGGGCGCAAGACCGCCAACGTAGTGCTCAACACTGCCTTTCGCCAACTGGCCATGGCCGTCGATACGCATATCTTCCGAGTCAGCAACCGCACCGGTATCGCGCCGGGCAAGACCGTTCTAGACGTCGAAAAGAAATTGCTCAAGTTCGTGCCCAAGGACTTTCTGCTCGACGCCCACCATTGGCTGATCCTGCATGGCCGTTATGTCTGCCAGGCTCGGAAACCGCGCTGTGGCAGCTGCCGAATCGAGGACCTGTGCGAATACAAGTTCAAGACCTCGGACGATTGA
- a CDS encoding Rnf-Nqr domain containing protein encodes MSRFWLLMISLVPLLGATRTIVQAISISLCACLLTGLHQALMAPLRRHLAQGASLWASAVMTASLVTCLHLGLRAWTLPLAEELAPYPLLLALPCLACEQLLPQQYRYRQLCRGLGGLLVAGLALGACRQVLADDLGLHIATLAPGALILLGLLLGLYNHLRPSTTSPSRQGSR; translated from the coding sequence ATGAGCAGGTTCTGGCTACTGATGATCAGCCTGGTACCGCTGCTCGGCGCAACCCGGACCATTGTCCAGGCGATCTCCATCAGCCTTTGCGCTTGCCTGCTGACAGGCCTGCATCAGGCGCTGATGGCACCACTGCGTCGCCACCTTGCTCAGGGCGCCAGCCTGTGGGCGAGCGCTGTGATGACGGCCAGCTTGGTAACCTGTCTGCACCTCGGGCTGCGGGCGTGGACCCTGCCCCTGGCCGAGGAGCTTGCCCCCTACCCTCTGTTACTGGCCCTGCCCTGCCTGGCCTGCGAACAGTTGCTGCCACAGCAGTACCGCTATCGCCAACTGTGTCGCGGCCTGGGCGGGCTCCTGGTGGCCGGCCTTGCCCTGGGTGCCTGTCGACAAGTGCTCGCCGACGATCTCGGCCTGCACATTGCCACGCTAGCCCCAGGCGCCTTGATACTGCTCGGCCTGCTGCTGGGCTTGTACAATCACCTGCGCCCATCGACCACCTCCCCTAGCCGTCAAGGAAGCCGTTGA
- a CDS encoding RnfABCDGE type electron transport complex subunit G, whose protein sequence is MSARWRSAACLSLLAVLAVVTTLAWQRFTAKPIAQAQRQWHEQQWLTVLPPGSYDNQPLQTALALADTSLRHSHLLAAYRATLAGAPTAILLHNRFQGYGGAIEMVIAINTQGRLVGMRVLEQQESPGLGDQLADPARQWLDQFIGRAQENTPEQAWAIKRDQGAFDQLAGATVTSRAVIAAIQDALRYFDDHRPALLGEARP, encoded by the coding sequence GTGAGTGCCCGCTGGCGCAGCGCCGCGTGCCTGTCACTGCTGGCAGTGCTGGCCGTTGTCACGACTTTGGCCTGGCAACGCTTCACTGCCAAACCTATTGCGCAGGCCCAGCGCCAGTGGCATGAACAGCAGTGGCTGACAGTGCTGCCGCCAGGTAGCTATGACAACCAGCCCTTGCAAACAGCCTTGGCCCTGGCAGATACCAGCCTGCGCCATAGCCACCTGTTGGCCGCTTATCGCGCCACGCTGGCGGGAGCCCCAACCGCCATCCTGCTGCACAACAGGTTCCAGGGCTATGGCGGCGCCATCGAAATGGTCATCGCCATCAACACCCAGGGCCGCCTGGTCGGCATGCGTGTACTCGAGCAACAGGAAAGCCCAGGCCTGGGCGACCAACTGGCAGACCCGGCGCGTCAATGGCTCGACCAGTTCATCGGCCGGGCACAGGAAAATACACCCGAGCAGGCCTGGGCGATCAAACGTGACCAGGGCGCGTTCGATCAACTGGCCGGGGCAACGGTAACCTCTCGAGCAGTCATCGCGGCGATCCAGGATGCGCTGCGCTATTTCGACGACCACCGCCCCGCACTGCTCGGCGAGGCGCGCCCATGA
- a CDS encoding RnfABCDGE type electron transport complex subunit D, translating to MPPPDPRLRSAMQLVLLACTPGLLALFWLHGWGVLINLLLSSCAALATEALLLSWRKLPVVSALGDGSALVTAVLLAAALPIHAPWWLPLMAACVAIGLGKQAFGGVGRNLFNPAMVGYAFVLLSFPLQMNHWPGQTAGLLDSLNLSLGTGDRIDAWASPTVLDVLRHNRSLTIDELFASHSAFGHIGGSASEWVNLAFLLGGLFLMQRKVFTWHAPIGLLGALFLFSLLGWNGSGSDSNGSPLLHLLSGSTMLAAFFIATEPVSGCRQPLARLLFGASAGLLIYLIRTWGSFVDGTAFAILLMNLAAPSLDRWAERRQQACP from the coding sequence ATGCCGCCACCTGATCCGCGCCTGCGCAGCGCCATGCAACTGGTGCTGCTGGCCTGCACCCCTGGCCTGCTGGCGCTGTTCTGGCTGCATGGCTGGGGCGTGCTGATCAACCTGCTGCTGAGCAGTTGCGCGGCGCTGGCCACCGAGGCCTTGCTGCTGAGCTGGCGCAAGCTGCCGGTGGTCTCGGCCCTGGGCGATGGCAGCGCGCTGGTCACCGCCGTCCTGCTGGCCGCCGCCCTGCCCATCCACGCCCCTTGGTGGCTGCCGCTGATGGCAGCCTGTGTTGCCATTGGTCTGGGCAAACAAGCCTTCGGGGGAGTGGGACGCAACCTGTTCAACCCGGCCATGGTGGGCTATGCGTTCGTCCTGCTGAGCTTCCCCTTGCAGATGAACCACTGGCCTGGCCAGACCGCCGGGTTGCTGGACAGCCTGAACCTGAGCCTGGGTACCGGCGATCGCATCGATGCCTGGGCCAGCCCCACGGTACTCGACGTGCTGCGCCATAACCGCAGCCTGACCATCGACGAACTGTTTGCCAGCCATTCGGCCTTTGGCCATATCGGTGGGAGCGCCAGCGAATGGGTCAACCTCGCCTTCCTGCTCGGCGGGCTATTTCTGATGCAACGCAAGGTCTTCACCTGGCACGCGCCCATCGGCTTGCTCGGCGCCTTGTTTCTGTTCAGCCTGCTGGGCTGGAACGGCTCAGGCTCCGACTCCAATGGCTCACCATTGCTGCACCTGCTGTCAGGCTCGACCATGCTGGCCGCGTTCTTCATCGCCACCGAACCGGTATCTGGTTGCAGGCAGCCACTGGCCCGTCTGCTGTTCGGTGCCAGCGCCGGCCTGCTGATCTACCTGATCCGTACGTGGGGCAGCTTTGTCGATGGCACGGCATTCGCCATTCTGCTGATGAACCTTGCCGCACCGTCCCTGGATCGCTGGGCGGAGCGTCGCCAGCAGGCCTGCCCGTGA
- a CDS encoding Rnf-Nqr domain containing protein: MSDYVLVLVSAALVNHLVLQAEPVERVRLHALGLCSALLILMALPIGAWLCQQLLVPLQLQDLQLLVFLPLLAALAWALPNLLQRLRPDWPTQGLSGLLSANAVVLGLLVQLSHDDMRGWRLLAWPLVAALGFWLALVLYADLDMRSRQAEVPAALRGLPIQLIGAGVMAMAFSGLNGLFTQ; this comes from the coding sequence ATGAGTGACTACGTTCTGGTCCTGGTCAGCGCCGCGCTGGTCAATCACCTGGTCCTGCAGGCAGAGCCGGTCGAGCGTGTGCGCCTGCATGCGCTGGGCCTGTGCTCCGCCCTGCTGATCCTCATGGCACTGCCAATCGGCGCCTGGCTGTGCCAACAACTGCTCGTGCCATTGCAGTTGCAGGACCTTCAGCTGTTGGTCTTCCTGCCGTTGCTGGCGGCATTGGCCTGGGCGCTGCCGAACCTGCTCCAGCGCCTGCGCCCGGACTGGCCCACACAAGGCCTGTCGGGCCTGCTGAGCGCAAATGCCGTGGTGCTAGGCTTGCTGGTGCAACTGTCCCATGACGACATGCGCGGCTGGCGCCTGCTGGCGTGGCCCCTCGTTGCCGCTTTGGGCTTCTGGCTCGCGCTGGTGCTGTATGCGGACCTAGATATGCGCAGCCGCCAAGCCGAGGTACCCGCAGCGTTACGCGGCCTGCCTATTCAACTGATCGGTGCCGGGGTGATGGCCATGGCGTTTTCGGGACTCAACGGACTGTTCACCCAATGA
- the metG gene encoding methionine--tRNA ligase yields MSEPRQILVTSALPYANGSIHLGHMLEYIQTDMWVRYQKLRGNQCIYVCADDAHGSAIMLRAEKEGITPEQLIANVQAEHSADFADFLVDFDNYHSTHSEENRELSSLIYTRLRDAGHIATRSVTQYFDPEKGMFLADRFIKGTCPKCAAEDQYGDNCEKCGATYAPTELKNPKSAISGATPVLRDSQHFFFKLPDFQAMLQQWTRSGTLQDAVANKLAEWLDSGLQEWDISRDAPYFGFEIPGEPGKYFYVWLDAPIGYMASFKNLCARRPELDFDAFWKEDSTAELYHFIGKDIVNFHALFWPAMLEGAGLRKPTAVNVHGYLTVNGAKMSKSRGTFIKARTYLDHLQPEYLRYYYAAKLGRGVDDLDLNLEDFVQKVNSDLVGKVVNIASRCAGFIHKGNDGVMVAGDAAPELTEAFLAAAPSIAEAYEARDFGRAMREIMALADRANAWIADKAPWSLAKQEGKQDEVQAICAQGVNLFRQLVIYLKPVLPVLASDAEAFLNVAPLTWNDHQSRLENHQLKPFKALMSRIEPAKVEAMIAASKEDLLAAEANTAPAGNGELAKDPLSAEIEFDTFAAVDLRVALIVKAEAVPGADKLLQLTLDIGDERRNVFSGIKSAYPDPSQLEGRLTMMVANLKPRKMRFGVSEGMVMAAGPGGEEIYLLSPDSGAKPGQRIK; encoded by the coding sequence ATGTCCGAGCCACGTCAGATTCTCGTCACCAGCGCCCTGCCCTATGCCAATGGATCGATCCACCTTGGTCACATGCTCGAGTACATCCAGACGGACATGTGGGTGCGCTACCAGAAACTGCGCGGTAACCAGTGCATCTATGTCTGCGCCGACGACGCCCACGGCTCGGCCATCATGCTGCGCGCTGAAAAGGAAGGCATCACGCCCGAACAGTTGATCGCCAACGTCCAGGCCGAGCACAGCGCCGACTTTGCCGACTTCCTGGTCGACTTCGACAACTACCACTCCACGCACAGCGAGGAGAACCGCGAACTGTCGAGCCTGATCTACACGCGCCTGCGCGATGCCGGGCATATCGCCACCCGTTCGGTCACCCAGTACTTCGATCCTGAAAAGGGCATGTTCCTCGCCGACCGCTTCATCAAGGGCACCTGCCCCAAGTGCGCGGCCGAGGACCAGTATGGTGACAACTGCGAGAAATGCGGCGCCACCTACGCCCCGACCGAGCTGAAGAACCCCAAGTCGGCAATCTCCGGCGCCACCCCGGTGCTGCGTGACTCCCAGCACTTCTTCTTCAAGCTGCCCGACTTCCAGGCCATGCTGCAGCAGTGGACCCGCAGCGGCACCCTGCAGGACGCCGTGGCCAACAAGCTCGCCGAGTGGCTGGACTCTGGCCTGCAGGAATGGGACATCTCCCGCGACGCCCCGTACTTCGGTTTCGAGATCCCGGGCGAGCCTGGCAAGTACTTCTACGTCTGGCTGGACGCGCCGATCGGCTACATGGCCAGCTTCAAGAACCTTTGCGCGCGCCGGCCGGAACTGGACTTCGACGCCTTCTGGAAAGAAGACTCCACGGCCGAGCTTTACCACTTCATTGGCAAGGACATCGTCAACTTCCACGCCCTGTTCTGGCCGGCCATGCTCGAAGGCGCGGGCCTGCGCAAGCCGACCGCGGTCAACGTGCACGGCTACCTGACCGTCAATGGCGCGAAGATGTCCAAGTCGCGCGGCACCTTCATCAAGGCGCGCACCTACCTCGATCATCTGCAGCCGGAATACCTGCGTTACTACTACGCCGCCAAGCTGGGCCGCGGCGTCGACGACCTCGACCTGAACCTCGAGGATTTCGTGCAGAAGGTCAACTCCGACCTGGTCGGCAAGGTGGTCAACATCGCCAGCCGCTGCGCCGGCTTCATCCACAAGGGCAATGACGGCGTGATGGTCGCCGGTGATGCCGCGCCGGAGCTGACCGAAGCCTTCCTCGCGGCCGCCCCGTCGATTGCCGAGGCCTATGAAGCCCGCGATTTCGGGCGCGCGATGCGCGAGATCATGGCCCTGGCCGATCGCGCCAACGCCTGGATCGCCGACAAGGCCCCGTGGTCGCTGGCCAAGCAGGAAGGCAAGCAGGACGAGGTACAGGCCATCTGCGCCCAGGGCGTCAACCTGTTCCGCCAGCTGGTGATCTACCTCAAGCCGGTCCTGCCGGTGCTGGCCAGCGACGCCGAGGCCTTCCTCAATGTCGCGCCGTTGACCTGGAACGACCACCAGTCGCGCCTGGAAAATCACCAGCTCAAGCCGTTCAAGGCGCTGATGAGCCGCATCGAACCGGCCAAGGTCGAAGCAATGATTGCCGCCAGCAAGGAAGACCTGCTGGCCGCCGAGGCCAACACCGCCCCGGCGGGCAATGGCGAGCTGGCCAAAGACCCGCTGTCGGCCGAGATCGAGTTCGACACCTTCGCCGCAGTCGACCTGCGCGTGGCATTGATCGTCAAGGCCGAAGCCGTGCCGGGTGCCGACAAGCTGCTGCAATTGACCCTGGACATCGGTGATGAGCGTCGCAATGTGTTCTCGGGCATCAAGTCGGCCTACCCGGATCCATCCCAGCTGGAAGGCCGCCTGACCATGATGGTGGCCAACCTCAAGCCACGGAAGATGCGCTTCGGTGTTTCCGAGGGCATGGTCATGGCAGCCGGCCCGGGCGGCGAGGAGATCTACCTGCTCAGCCCCGACAGCGGTGCCAAGCCAGGCCAGCGCATCAAGTAA